From Proteiniborus sp. MB09-C3, the proteins below share one genomic window:
- the pknB gene encoding Stk1 family PASTA domain-containing Ser/Thr kinase: MIGKILGNRYEIIEKVGGGGMALVYKAKCRLLNRFVAVKILRSEFIHDEDFINKFRRESQAAASLSHPNIVSIYDVGVEDNIHYIVMEYVNGKTLKQLIREKGKLSIDESLDIAIKIAEALSHAHENHIVHRDIKPHNILVTDDGVVKVTDFGIARAATTSTVTNTSNVIGSVHYFSPEQARGGYTDEKSDIYSLGVVMYEMITGRLPFQGDSPISVALKHIQEDIEPPSHIDDTIPKNLESIIMKCVQKDQSLRYSDIKLLLSDLKKVKNSDEIHISSFNDSPTRVIPRIDDTLIGSNGNDLVNNQRKKADKHSSDNKIHEDEKKGTSRFITLTAIMLALLLTIGLTAGFLWFRGQIQGQEVKVISVVGLHKDAAKAKIEEMGLKFKVKNEVYSSEYKEGHVVDQSVDAGEIVKLGYPIEVTVSKGPRETDVPSVVNKHIDEAEILLEGKELKSIVKRVPSDIPKDYVISQTPEEGEKAVVGSTVSLVVSDGPEIEYVVVPNVIGDNIETAEKQLTSLGLIVNKKYEYNENVDKGIIVWQDLTANTEVEKNATINLTVSDGPEVTEEPNTNDTGTGEEDLTSSNLSIILPKDREEVEVKIYRIQDGEREVIYNEVHSTKQESISVLVKGKKSAKYEVYFDGTFKDEI, translated from the coding sequence ATGATTGGAAAAATATTAGGTAATAGATACGAAATCATTGAAAAGGTTGGAGGAGGAGGCATGGCTTTAGTCTATAAAGCCAAGTGCAGATTATTAAACAGATTTGTTGCAGTTAAGATATTGAGATCCGAATTCATACACGATGAGGATTTTATAAATAAATTTAGAAGAGAATCACAGGCTGCTGCAAGTTTATCTCATCCTAATATAGTAAGCATTTATGATGTAGGCGTTGAAGATAATATTCATTATATTGTAATGGAATATGTTAATGGTAAGACATTAAAGCAGCTAATTAGAGAAAAAGGAAAGCTAAGTATTGATGAATCTTTAGATATTGCGATTAAAATTGCTGAAGCATTGAGTCATGCACATGAAAATCATATAGTTCATAGGGACATTAAACCTCACAATATCTTAGTAACAGATGATGGAGTTGTTAAAGTAACCGATTTTGGAATAGCAAGAGCAGCTACTACTTCTACTGTAACTAATACAAGCAATGTTATAGGCTCTGTACATTATTTTTCGCCAGAGCAGGCTAGAGGTGGGTATACAGATGAAAAATCAGATATCTACTCCTTAGGTGTAGTTATGTATGAAATGATAACTGGAAGACTTCCTTTTCAAGGAGATAGTCCAATTTCTGTTGCTTTAAAGCATATTCAAGAGGATATAGAGCCGCCATCACATATTGATGATACTATTCCTAAAAATCTAGAAAGCATAATTATGAAGTGTGTACAGAAAGATCAAAGCTTAAGATATAGTGATATTAAACTCCTATTAAGCGATTTAAAGAAAGTAAAGAATAGCGATGAGATTCATATAAGCAGCTTTAATGATTCACCTACTAGAGTAATTCCAAGAATAGATGATACCTTGATTGGCTCAAATGGAAATGACTTAGTTAATAACCAAAGAAAAAAAGCTGATAAGCATAGTAGTGATAATAAAATTCATGAGGATGAGAAAAAAGGAACATCTAGATTTATTACACTGACTGCAATTATGTTAGCTTTATTATTGACAATAGGGCTTACAGCAGGATTTTTATGGTTTAGAGGACAGATACAAGGTCAGGAAGTGAAGGTCATTAGCGTTGTAGGACTTCACAAAGATGCTGCTAAAGCAAAAATAGAAGAAATGGGTCTTAAGTTTAAAGTGAAAAACGAAGTATATAGTTCAGAATATAAAGAAGGACATGTAGTTGATCAAAGTGTTGATGCTGGAGAAATCGTAAAATTAGGCTATCCTATTGAGGTCACAGTGAGTAAGGGGCCAAGAGAAACTGATGTACCTAGTGTAGTCAATAAGCATATAGATGAAGCAGAGATCCTTTTAGAGGGCAAAGAGCTGAAAAGCATTGTCAAACGTGTTCCAAGCGACATTCCAAAGGACTATGTCATAAGCCAAACTCCAGAAGAAGGCGAAAAGGCTGTAGTAGGTTCTACCGTAAGCTTAGTCGTTAGTGATGGCCCTGAGATAGAGTATGTGGTGGTGCCAAATGTAATTGGAGATAATATAGAAACAGCTGAAAAGCAGCTTACTTCATTGGGCTTAATTGTCAATAAAAAATATGAGTATAATGAAAATGTTGATAAAGGTATAATAGTTTGGCAGGATCTCACAGCAAATACAGAAGTAGAAAAAAATGCAACTATAAACCTAACTGTAAGTGATGGCCCAGAAGTTACTGAGGAACCAAATACTAACGATACGGGAACAGGTGAAGAGGATTTAACAAGTAGTAATTTGTCTATTATTCTTCCAAAGGATAGGGAAGAAGTCGAGGTAAAGATATATAGAATACAAGATGGTGAAAGAGAAGTAATATATAATGAGGTTCACAGTACAAAACAGGAATCTATCTCTGTTTTAGTCAAAGGAAAGAAAAGTGCAAAATATGAGGTTTATTTTGATGGTACCTTTAAAGATGAAATATAA